From a region of the Bacteroidota bacterium genome:
- a CDS encoding SDR family NAD(P)-dependent oxidoreductase has protein sequence MPTGEFYTLITGGSSGIGKALAMECASRKMNLIIVALPGLELEQTANEIRNTYKVKVRCLEMDLTNREAPLLVYKWCEQLGYTVNMLINNAGLAGTAIFDESSLLYSDSRIQLNIRALVLLCRVFLPDMKKLPKAYILNTGSMSAFYNIPYKSLYSASKAFVVSFTRSLKEELKGSTVSISVVCPNGVHTNKGTKARIESHGYKGKMVELPPDAVAKIAIDGLLKGKTMIIPGAINKIIHLTGKLIPFKLKQYFLLKEFRKEVNTV, from the coding sequence ATGCCAACAGGTGAATTTTACACTTTAATTACAGGAGGAAGTTCAGGAATAGGTAAAGCGCTGGCCATGGAATGTGCCAGCCGGAAAATGAACCTTATTATTGTTGCCTTACCCGGATTAGAACTGGAGCAAACTGCTAATGAAATCAGGAACACGTATAAAGTAAAAGTTCGCTGTTTGGAAATGGATTTAACCAACAGGGAAGCGCCGCTGCTGGTTTATAAATGGTGCGAACAATTGGGTTATACGGTGAATATGTTGATCAATAATGCCGGTCTTGCCGGGACAGCCATATTTGACGAATCCTCACTTTTATATTCCGATTCAAGGATACAGCTCAATATCAGGGCTCTGGTCCTTTTATGCCGGGTATTTTTACCGGACATGAAAAAATTACCTAAAGCTTATATTTTAAATACCGGCAGCATGTCGGCATTTTATAATATCCCTTATAAAAGCCTGTATTCTGCTTCAAAAGCCTTTGTCGTAAGTTTCACCAGGTCATTGAAAGAAGAATTAAAAGGCAGTACAGTATCCATATCCGTGGTATGTCCCAACGGAGTGCATACCAACAAAGGGACAAAAGCCCGTATTGAATCTCACGGATATAAAGGGAAGATGGTTGAATTACCGCCTGATGCCGTTGCAAAAATTGCCATCGATGGGTTATTAAAAGGAAAAACCATGATCATTCCGGGGGCAATTAATAAAATAATACACCTAACAGGAAAACTAATTCCTTTCAAGCTTAAACAATATTTTCTGTTAAAGGAATTCAGAAAAGAAGTTAACACCGTGTAA
- a CDS encoding septal ring lytic transglycosylase RlpA family protein has product MKNLVKIFGFLLFLGVFGLTKATAQENIVQYGKASYYAKRLQGHRTASGERYNHKSYTAAHRNLPFGTKIKVTNLKNNKSVIVKINDRGHLTRNRVIDISGSAAKEIGLIADGVADVKVEVLDPVQAAELNDQDMATVDKDSTKDIQTF; this is encoded by the coding sequence TTGAAAAATCTGGTAAAAATATTCGGCTTTTTGCTTTTTCTTGGAGTTTTTGGTCTGACTAAGGCAACCGCTCAGGAGAATATAGTTCAATACGGCAAAGCTTCATATTATGCAAAACGTCTGCAGGGACATCGCACAGCCAGTGGTGAAAGGTACAATCATAAATCTTATACTGCTGCCCATAGGAATCTTCCTTTTGGAACCAAAATCAAGGTCACAAATTTAAAAAATAACAAATCAGTAATCGTAAAAATTAATGACCGGGGTCATCTGACAAGGAACAGAGTTATTGATATTTCCGGTTCTGCGGCAAAAGAAATCGGCCTCATAGCCGACGGAGTTGCAGACGTGAAAGTAGAAGTACTTGATCCTGTTCAGGCTGCCGAACTTAATGACCAGGATATGGCTACTGTGGATAAGGACAGTACAAAAGACATTCAGACATTTTAA